A DNA window from Paramormyrops kingsleyae isolate MSU_618 chromosome 10, PKINGS_0.4, whole genome shotgun sequence contains the following coding sequences:
- the LOC111847941 gene encoding non-selective voltage-gated ion channel VDAC1-like isoform X1 produces MVIPPTYADLGQSAKDVFSKGYGFGLFKLDLKTESENGLVSTGVKAENGLVSTGVKAENGLVSTGVKAENGLQFTTSGSANTESRKVTGSLETKYKWAEHGLTFTERWNTDNTLGTEITLEDQPAKGLKLTFDSSFSPITGKKIGKVKTGYSREYVNLGCDVDYDINGTSVHGSAVVAVEGWLAGYQTTFEVGRNRVTQSNFAVGYMSDEFQLHTNVNDGTEFGGSIYQKVNERLETAISLAWTAGNSNTHFGIAAKYQIDDTASFSAKATNSSLVGLGYAQTLKPGIKLSLSALLDGKNINAGGHKLGVGLEFEA; encoded by the exons ATGGTCATCCCTCCTACCTATGCTGACCTTGGCCAGTCGGCTAAAGATGTTTTCTCCAAGGGATACG GATTTGGGCTCTTCAAGTTGGATTTGAAAACAGAGTCAGAGAATGGACTGGTGAGTACTGGTGTTAAGGCAGAGAATGGACTGGTGAGTACTGGTGTTAAGGCAGAGAATGGACTGGTGAGTACTGGTGTTAAGGCAGAGAATGGACTG CAATTCACCACCTCTGGCTCTGCCaacacagagagcaggaagGTGACAGGTAGCCTAGAGACCAAGTATAAATGGGCTGAGCATGGGCTCACCTTCACTGAGAGGTGGAACACGGACAACACCCTGGGCACGGAGATCACCCTGGAGGACCAG CCGGCTAAAGGACTGAAGCTCACTTTTGACTCGTCCTTTTCGCCAATTACTGG GAAAAAGATCGGTAAGGTGAAGACCGGCTATAGCCGGGAGTACGTTAACCTGGGTTGTGATGTGGATTACGACATCAACGGGACCTCGGTGCACGGCTCGGCCGTGGTTGCCGTAGagggctggctggctggctacCAGACGACGTTTGAGGTGGGGAGGAACCGCGTCACTCAGAGCAATTTCGCAGTGGGATACATGAGTGACGAGTTTCAGCTGCACACTAACGT gAACGATGGTACAGAATTTGGAGGCTCCATCTACCAGAAAGTGAATGAGCGCTTGGAAACGGCCATCAGCCTGGCGTGGACTGCGGGGAACAGCAACACGCATTTTGGAATCGCAGCTAAATATCAGATTGACGACACAGCCTCTTTCTCG GCCAAAGCGACCAACTCCAGTCTTGTAGGTCTGGGATATGCTCAAACCCTGAAGCCAG